From Anaerohalosphaera lusitana, one genomic window encodes:
- the hisB gene encoding imidazoleglycerol-phosphate dehydratase HisB, translating to MARTAELKRETNETKISIEMNLDGAGRYDVDTGVGFFDHMMAHLSKHSKIDLTLKAKGDLEVDAHHTVEDVGICLGQCLNDALGDKKGIARYGHSSLPMEDALANVALDLSGRPFCVYNAEYRTERIGDFDVELIEEFLRAFTNAGRFNLHVNVPYGTNSHHIAEAIFKAIGQAFGTAAKIVGKEIPSTKGTL from the coding sequence ATGGCCAGGACAGCCGAACTGAAACGCGAGACGAACGAGACGAAGATCAGCATCGAGATGAACCTTGACGGTGCGGGCAGGTACGACGTTGATACGGGTGTGGGATTTTTCGATCACATGATGGCGCACCTGTCGAAGCACAGCAAGATAGACCTGACGCTGAAGGCGAAAGGCGATCTGGAGGTGGACGCGCATCACACGGTCGAGGATGTTGGGATATGCCTGGGCCAGTGCCTTAACGATGCGCTGGGCGATAAGAAGGGAATCGCGAGATACGGACATTCTTCGCTGCCGATGGAGGATGCGCTGGCAAACGTGGCGCTGGATCTGTCGGGTCGGCCATTCTGCGTTTACAACGCTGAGTATCGTACGGAGCGGATCGGCGATTTTGACGTGGAGCTGATCGAGGAATTTTTGCGGGCGTTCACGAATGCGGGCAGGTTCAATCTGCACGTGAATGTGCCCTACGGAACGAACAGCCATCATATTGCCGAGGCGATATTCAAGGCGATCGGTCAGGCGTTCGGTACGGCTGCGAAGATCGTCGGCAAGGAGATACCGAGTACGAAGGGCACGCTGTGA
- a CDS encoding hemolysin family protein, producing MDDVGWSGLLIALLCGGSLFFSLHVVALRTFSRVRLAESFKARGKEDRFDDFLDNAERYTQACSLYRLACNLGLLILSVTLFPDTPVIAVIVAVIVIGILTIAVPHSWAKYTGEWVLARTWSILKLTTWLLSPIVWLLKLHDQLVKRLAGVPESTIEEMHEEKQEEFLSVVEQGRLEGIVDEEELEMIENVLELNDSTAAEIMTPRTDLIALDIKSDREDVLQTISKAGHSRIPVFEENIDSIIGMVYAKDLLAEVGKEPTEFRLADKIRKAYFVPETKPVRDLLHEFQNQKLHIAVVLDEYGGTAGIVTIEDILEELVGEIVDEYEEAQPEPIVELTEDTFEVDARTPIDDLNNECDLDLPEEEDYDTVGGFVLSHLGYIPKAGNTFVYEDLKFQVSDAEARRIRRIKIERMHPQEGKSKQNAK from the coding sequence GTGGACGACGTTGGATGGTCAGGCTTATTGATCGCTCTGCTCTGTGGGGGTAGTCTGTTTTTCTCGCTTCATGTTGTGGCCTTGCGCACATTTTCACGCGTGCGCCTCGCCGAATCTTTCAAAGCACGCGGCAAAGAGGATCGCTTCGACGATTTCCTCGACAACGCCGAAAGATATACCCAGGCATGCTCGCTGTACCGACTCGCCTGCAATCTCGGACTGCTGATACTCAGCGTTACCCTTTTCCCCGACACGCCAGTCATCGCGGTAATCGTTGCCGTGATCGTCATCGGCATACTCACCATCGCCGTCCCGCATTCCTGGGCCAAGTACACCGGCGAATGGGTACTCGCCCGCACCTGGTCGATACTCAAACTCACCACCTGGCTGCTCTCGCCCATCGTCTGGCTGCTCAAGCTCCATGATCAGCTCGTGAAAAGACTTGCAGGCGTGCCGGAATCTACCATCGAGGAAATGCACGAGGAAAAACAGGAAGAGTTCCTCAGCGTCGTCGAGCAGGGCCGGCTCGAAGGCATCGTCGACGAAGAAGAACTCGAGATGATCGAAAACGTCCTCGAACTTAACGACAGCACCGCTGCCGAGATCATGACCCCGCGCACGGACCTGATCGCGCTCGATATAAAATCCGACCGCGAGGACGTCCTCCAGACAATCAGCAAAGCGGGTCACTCACGCATTCCGGTCTTCGAAGAGAACATCGACAGCATCATCGGCATGGTCTACGCAAAGGACCTTCTCGCCGAGGTCGGCAAGGAGCCCACCGAGTTCCGCCTGGCCGACAAGATTCGCAAAGCCTATTTCGTGCCCGAGACAAAACCCGTCCGCGACCTGCTGCACGAGTTTCAGAACCAGAAACTGCACATCGCCGTTGTCCTCGACGAGTACGGCGGAACCGCAGGCATCGTCACTATCGAAGACATTCTCGAAGAGCTCGTCGGCGAGATCGTCGACGAATACGAAGAGGCCCAGCCCGAACCGATCGTCGAGCTCACCGAGGACACGTTCGAAGTCGATGCCCGAACACCCATCGACGACCTCAACAACGAATGCGACCTCGACCTGCCCGAAGAAGAGGACTACGACACCGTCGGCGGATTCGTACTGTCGCACCTCGGCTACATCCCAAAAGCAGGCAATACCTTCGTCTACGAGGACCTGAAGTTCCAGGTCTCCGACGCAGAGGCCCGACGCATCCGCCGAATAAAGATCGAACGCATGCACCCGCAAGAGGGAAAGTCAAAGCAAAATGCGAAATAA
- the ruvB gene encoding Holliday junction branch migration DNA helicase RuvB has protein sequence MAIDRVLSSDSGGPLEENFSLALRPRTIEECVGQDNVREKLKIAVQAAAQRGEPLEHILFYGPPGLGKTTLANIIANEMNSAIRVSSGPALTKQGDVMGMLTNVNEGDILFIDEIHRLSAPVEEFIYPAMEDFKVDFTVESGMHAKTINFPLKRFTLIGATTRAGLLSAPLRGRFGMLLHLEYYSDEQLTQIVARSARLLGLDSDADSLGLIASRSRGTPRIANRLLKRVRDYAQVKGSGRLTVDIVERALKMEQIDELGLDELDRSFMRALVNVYDGGPAGIDAIAATLGEERDTLEDVVEPYLLQVGFVRRTKRGREITKAACDHLGLPYKGADKEEHEQKDLF, from the coding sequence ATGGCGATAGATAGAGTTTTGAGTTCGGATTCGGGCGGGCCGCTGGAGGAGAATTTCAGTCTGGCGCTTCGGCCGAGGACGATAGAGGAATGCGTGGGGCAGGACAATGTTCGCGAGAAGCTCAAGATCGCGGTGCAGGCGGCGGCGCAGCGAGGTGAGCCGTTGGAGCACATTCTGTTTTACGGACCGCCCGGGCTGGGCAAGACGACGCTGGCGAATATCATCGCGAACGAGATGAACTCGGCAATACGGGTTTCGTCGGGGCCCGCGCTTACGAAGCAGGGTGACGTGATGGGGATGCTGACGAACGTCAACGAGGGGGACATTCTTTTTATCGACGAGATACACAGACTCAGCGCGCCGGTGGAGGAATTTATTTATCCGGCGATGGAGGATTTCAAAGTTGATTTCACGGTCGAGAGCGGCATGCATGCGAAGACGATCAATTTCCCGCTCAAGCGATTCACGCTGATCGGGGCGACGACGCGGGCGGGGTTGTTGAGTGCACCGCTGCGGGGGCGGTTCGGTATGCTGCTGCACCTTGAGTACTATTCGGACGAACAGTTGACGCAGATCGTGGCGCGGTCGGCGAGATTGTTGGGACTGGACAGCGATGCTGATTCGCTGGGGCTGATCGCGAGCAGATCGCGGGGGACGCCGCGTATCGCGAATCGGCTGCTCAAGCGTGTGCGGGATTATGCACAGGTCAAGGGCAGCGGTCGGCTGACGGTGGATATCGTGGAGCGTGCGCTGAAGATGGAACAGATAGACGAGCTTGGGCTGGACGAGCTGGACAGGTCGTTCATGCGGGCGCTGGTGAATGTTTATGACGGCGGGCCGGCGGGGATCGACGCGATCGCTGCGACGCTGGGCGAGGAGCGGGATACGCTGGAGGATGTGGTCGAGCCATATCTGCTGCAGGTCGGATTTGTGCGGCGGACGAAGCGGGGCAGGGAGATAACAAAGGCGGCGTGCGATCATCTCGGCCTGCCTTACAAGGGCGCGGACAAGGAAGAGCATGAGCAGAAGGATCTGTTTTGA
- the ruvC gene encoding crossover junction endodeoxyribonuclease RuvC, whose protein sequence is MRIMGIDPGLQVCGYSVIDDGQRDMRLIEAGVFRTDRSKSLETRLNQIAADVEHILDKHGPDVVAVEELYAHYKHPRTAILMGHARGVIFQKSAASGAEVKSYSATRIKKSLTGHGRASKEQMQRAIQTVLGLAEAPEPHDVADAIAAALCCANAVRIQI, encoded by the coding sequence ATGAGGATCATGGGAATCGATCCGGGACTGCAGGTCTGCGGTTATTCGGTGATCGATGACGGCCAGCGCGATATGCGGCTGATCGAAGCGGGCGTGTTCAGGACGGACAGGAGCAAGAGCCTGGAGACGCGGCTGAATCAGATCGCGGCGGACGTGGAACATATACTCGACAAGCATGGGCCGGATGTGGTCGCGGTGGAGGAGCTGTATGCTCATTACAAGCATCCGCGGACGGCGATACTGATGGGGCATGCGCGGGGGGTGATATTCCAGAAGTCGGCGGCGAGCGGCGCGGAAGTTAAGAGCTACTCTGCGACCCGGATAAAGAAATCGCTGACCGGTCACGGCCGTGCGAGCAAGGAACAGATGCAGCGTGCGATACAGACGGTGCTCGGGCTTGCGGAGGCGCCTGAGCCGCACGACGTTGCGGATGCTATAGCGGCGGCGCTTTGTTGTGCGAACGCGGTACGGATACAGATTTAG
- the recO gene encoding DNA repair protein RecO has translation MRNKDIAICLRTVDYSETSQIATLFCREAGKISAIAKGSRRKKSSFDGPLEIFTYGDVIYTLPKQDGSLATLIELDQRPVFVGLRHRLYTMNCALFAAELTNKFTQDFDPHPDLFDNFVQFLQDLRTSEDETAAIRLLVIFQLTLLSDIGSGLILSRCANCSAPYSSTWPRIYFTSQAHGIVCPDCEISYPDKIRLSRTSAACISDLQKFKNADPDRVREIERLLVRHFTELLHKPPRMAKFFS, from the coding sequence ATGCGAAATAAGGATATCGCAATCTGCCTCCGCACGGTTGACTACTCCGAAACTTCGCAGATCGCAACGCTCTTCTGCCGCGAGGCCGGCAAGATATCCGCAATCGCAAAAGGCTCCCGCCGCAAGAAGAGCTCCTTCGACGGACCGCTCGAAATTTTCACTTACGGCGACGTCATCTACACCTTACCCAAACAGGACGGCTCACTCGCCACCCTCATCGAGCTCGATCAGCGTCCCGTCTTCGTCGGCCTGCGCCACCGTCTCTACACCATGAACTGCGCACTGTTCGCCGCCGAGCTCACCAACAAATTCACCCAGGACTTCGACCCCCATCCGGACCTGTTCGACAATTTCGTACAGTTTCTGCAGGACCTCCGGACCAGCGAAGACGAAACAGCCGCAATCCGCCTGCTCGTCATCTTCCAACTGACACTGCTCAGCGACATCGGCAGCGGACTGATCCTCAGCCGTTGTGCGAACTGCTCCGCCCCGTACAGCTCCACCTGGCCCCGCATCTACTTCACCAGCCAGGCCCACGGCATCGTCTGTCCCGACTGCGAAATATCCTACCCCGACAAGATACGCCTTTCCCGCACCTCCGCCGCCTGCATCTCGGACCTGCAGAAATTCAAGAACGCCGACCCCGACCGCGTTCGCGAAATAGAACGCCTCCTCGTCCGCCACTTCACCGAACTGCTGCACAAACCCCCGCGCATGGCAAAATTCTTCAGTTGA
- a CDS encoding HD family phosphohydrolase: MARKKKKISARRQHVRDTISAERLERVSKAVNSPLPAAIAVLVLFIVLATAILSVQTRALDTFFQDMWRPWSQIFSIAALVSIISLGGAMYVHHFKHRIIERAPRAIALATLFLLLLAITRAASFYSEWTYLATGSAITSAVILTIAYDQRFAIGMTTFFCILACFAARADEATTLKLFQLFLTMIAGAVTCCFALREIRTRMKLIEVTTLAAVIVMLVATSLGVLDDWTATKISKTSGAAAAVTVAVGFLIQGFLPLIERAFGIATSMTLLDYSDANQPLLKKLAMEAPGTFSHSLLIGSIAESAADSINANGLLCRVGAYYHDIGKINKPPYFVENQMGSASRHEALSPAMSQLVIVGHVKDGIEIAREYGLPAVLRQFIETHHGTTLIEYFYNEAKKQADEKGTTISDTEFRYPGPKPHSKEAAIVMLSDTCESAVRSLGDVSPTRIEAVVHNMAMKRLQDGQFDECDLTLRELSTIEETLSKSLAAHHHGRIKYPTPPDEPQKENG, encoded by the coding sequence ATGGCAAGAAAGAAAAAGAAAATCTCAGCCCGGCGGCAGCACGTCCGCGACACCATCTCCGCCGAACGGCTCGAGCGAGTCAGCAAAGCGGTCAACAGCCCGCTGCCCGCAGCCATCGCCGTACTCGTCCTGTTCATCGTACTCGCAACTGCCATCCTCAGCGTTCAGACTCGTGCGCTCGACACGTTCTTCCAGGACATGTGGCGGCCGTGGTCGCAGATATTCTCCATCGCCGCACTCGTATCGATCATTTCGCTCGGCGGCGCGATGTACGTGCATCATTTCAAGCATCGCATAATCGAACGCGCCCCGCGCGCGATAGCTCTTGCGACGCTGTTTCTGCTGCTGCTCGCGATAACACGCGCAGCGTCCTTCTATTCCGAATGGACATACCTTGCAACAGGCTCAGCGATCACCAGTGCTGTCATCCTCACCATCGCATACGATCAGCGATTCGCGATAGGCATGACGACGTTCTTCTGCATCCTCGCCTGTTTCGCCGCACGAGCGGACGAAGCAACCACGCTCAAGCTCTTCCAGCTTTTCCTGACGATGATCGCAGGCGCGGTCACCTGCTGCTTCGCGCTTCGCGAGATCCGAACACGCATGAAGCTCATCGAAGTCACGACGCTCGCGGCTGTCATCGTTATGCTTGTAGCGACCAGCCTTGGCGTACTGGACGACTGGACCGCAACGAAAATATCCAAAACCAGCGGAGCCGCCGCAGCCGTAACAGTCGCGGTTGGCTTCCTCATTCAGGGCTTCCTGCCGCTGATCGAACGTGCCTTCGGCATCGCAACCAGCATGACGCTTCTCGACTACAGCGACGCCAACCAGCCCCTGCTTAAAAAGCTCGCTATGGAAGCACCGGGCACATTCAGCCACAGTCTGCTGATCGGCAGTATCGCCGAATCCGCCGCCGACTCGATCAACGCCAACGGCCTGCTCTGCCGGGTCGGTGCCTACTATCACGACATCGGCAAGATAAACAAGCCCCCGTATTTCGTCGAAAATCAGATGGGCTCGGCCAGCCGTCACGAGGCACTTTCGCCTGCGATGAGCCAGCTCGTCATTGTAGGTCACGTAAAGGATGGCATCGAGATCGCCCGCGAGTACGGCCTGCCCGCTGTGCTTCGCCAATTCATTGAAACACATCACGGCACGACCCTGATCGAATACTTCTACAACGAAGCGAAAAAACAGGCCGACGAAAAGGGCACCACCATCAGCGACACCGAGTTCCGCTATCCGGGCCCGAAACCGCATTCAAAAGAAGCCGCCATTGTCATGCTCTCGGACACCTGCGAAAGCGCGGTCCGCTCACTCGGCGACGTCTCACCAACCCGCATCGAGGCCGTCGTTCACAACATGGCAATGAAACGCCTGCAGGACGGCCAGTTCGACGAATGCGATCTCACCCTGCGCGAACTCAGTACGATCGAAGAAACGCTCTCAAAATCGCTCGCCGCTCATCACCACGGCAGGATCAAGTACCCGACCCCGCCCGACGAACCACAAAAGGAGAATGGTTAA
- the cysS gene encoding cysteine--tRNA ligase has product MGLKLYNTLTRQVEEFEPVQEGRVGMYVCGPTVYGHAHLGHAKSYVSFDVLARYLRYLGYSLTYVQNITDVGHLTDDADEGEDKLAVAARKEHKHPMELAEFYTASYFRDMDELNCVRPDISPRASGHIPEQIALVKKLLEKGFAYESNGSVYFDVARFNEYGKLSGRKLEDMQAGARIDVNPEKKNPADFAVWKKAEPNHIMQWDSPWGMGYPGWHLECSVMSMKYLGETVDIHGGGLENQFPHHECEIAQAEAVTGKPFVKYWLHNNMVTVNGTKMGKSLNNFILCSELFSGEHELLSRGYDPLAVRQLILNSHYRSPIDFSDAALTSAQSGYDRITDAVVAVRKQMGNAAEGEIDAEVAKQLEEAKAKFERAMNDDLNTAVALSVMFDLVKLSNKLLEDEKTTKGTLAAVDGMFRRLGGDVLGIVKDEYAQAGAGDEELLDHLIGMMIEQRQQARKNKDFATADGIRDKLSEFGILLEDKPGGASTWRRK; this is encoded by the coding sequence ATGGGTTTGAAACTTTATAATACGCTGACGAGGCAGGTTGAGGAATTTGAGCCGGTGCAGGAAGGCCGGGTGGGGATGTATGTGTGCGGGCCGACGGTTTACGGGCATGCGCATCTGGGGCATGCGAAGAGCTATGTTTCGTTCGATGTGCTCGCGCGGTATCTGCGGTATCTGGGATACAGTCTGACGTATGTGCAGAACATTACGGACGTGGGGCATCTGACGGACGATGCGGACGAGGGTGAGGACAAGCTGGCGGTGGCCGCGAGGAAAGAGCATAAGCACCCGATGGAGCTGGCGGAGTTTTATACGGCGAGCTATTTTCGGGATATGGATGAGCTGAACTGTGTTCGGCCGGACATCAGTCCGCGGGCGAGCGGGCATATACCGGAGCAGATCGCGCTTGTGAAGAAGCTGCTGGAGAAGGGTTTTGCGTACGAGTCGAACGGGTCGGTTTATTTCGACGTTGCGAGGTTCAACGAGTACGGTAAGCTGAGCGGTCGCAAGCTGGAAGATATGCAGGCGGGCGCGAGGATCGACGTCAATCCGGAGAAGAAGAACCCGGCGGATTTCGCTGTGTGGAAGAAGGCTGAGCCGAACCATATTATGCAGTGGGACAGCCCGTGGGGGATGGGTTATCCGGGGTGGCACCTGGAGTGCTCGGTGATGAGCATGAAGTATCTGGGTGAGACGGTGGACATTCACGGCGGCGGGCTGGAGAATCAGTTTCCGCATCATGAGTGCGAGATCGCGCAGGCAGAGGCAGTGACGGGCAAGCCTTTCGTGAAGTACTGGCTGCACAATAATATGGTGACGGTGAACGGCACGAAGATGGGCAAGAGCCTGAACAATTTTATTCTGTGCTCGGAGCTGTTCAGTGGTGAGCATGAGCTGCTGTCGCGGGGGTACGATCCGCTGGCGGTGAGGCAGTTGATATTGAACAGTCATTATCGCAGCCCGATAGATTTTTCGGACGCGGCGTTGACCAGTGCGCAGAGCGGGTATGACAGGATAACGGATGCTGTTGTCGCGGTTCGCAAGCAGATGGGCAATGCGGCTGAGGGTGAGATCGATGCGGAAGTCGCAAAGCAGCTTGAAGAAGCGAAGGCGAAGTTCGAGCGGGCAATGAACGACGATCTTAATACGGCGGTCGCGCTGTCGGTGATGTTCGACCTGGTGAAGCTGAGCAATAAGCTGCTGGAAGACGAGAAGACGACGAAGGGCACGCTTGCGGCGGTTGACGGGATGTTCCGTCGGCTGGGCGGTGACGTGCTGGGGATCGTCAAAGACGAATACGCACAGGCCGGCGCGGGCGACGAAGAGCTGCTGGACCATCTGATCGGCATGATGATCGAACAGCGTCAGCAGGCAAGGAAGAACAAGGACTTCGCAACTGCGGACGGGATACGAGACAAGCTAAGCGAGTTCGGCATACTGCTGGAGGACAAGCCCGGCGGTGCTTCGACGTGGAGACGTAAGTGA
- the ybeY gene encoding rRNA maturation RNase YbeY: MSAGNIEITLNVEAPDVDIDTLRDLVMSVLDRYDATDATVSISIVGDEIITQVHQQFLGDEKTTDVISFDLSEAESENERIFDLVVNYEMASRQAQQRSHDAQAELALYITHGLLHNLGFDDIDPADAEKMHKAEDEILQTAGFGVVYAARPKES; encoded by the coding sequence ATGAGTGCGGGTAATATCGAAATAACACTAAACGTCGAAGCTCCCGATGTCGACATCGACACGCTTCGCGATCTGGTCATGTCGGTTCTTGACCGCTACGACGCTACGGACGCCACGGTAAGCATCTCCATCGTAGGCGATGAGATAATAACCCAGGTCCACCAGCAGTTCCTCGGCGACGAAAAGACAACTGATGTAATCAGCTTCGATCTCTCGGAAGCCGAAAGTGAAAATGAACGGATTTTCGACCTCGTCGTAAACTACGAAATGGCCTCGCGCCAGGCACAGCAGCGATCTCACGACGCCCAGGCCGAGCTCGCCCTTTACATCACCCACGGCTTGCTGCATAATCTCGGCTTCGACGACATCGACCCCGCCGACGCGGAAAAAATGCACAAAGCGGAAGATGAGATTTTACAAACTGCCGGTTTTGGCGTAGTATACGCCGCTCGGCCGAAGGAAAGTTAG
- the ispF gene encoding 2-C-methyl-D-erythritol 2,4-cyclodiphosphate synthase, with amino-acid sequence MNLDLKYEYRTGIGTDIHKLVLDRELKLGGVEVPYPKGLLGHSDGDVVLHAVIDAVLGAMCAGDIGTLFPDTDAKYKGIDSKALVLLVRDLMEEMRWEVVNVDVIIHAEEPKLGAYKGQIKRCVASLLSADFNNVNIKAKTNEGLGPVGEGLAIESTVSVLLRRRLKRTLADS; translated from the coding sequence GTGAATCTTGATCTGAAGTACGAGTACAGGACCGGGATCGGGACGGACATCCACAAGCTGGTGCTTGACAGGGAGCTCAAGCTTGGCGGGGTCGAGGTGCCGTATCCGAAGGGACTGCTCGGACACAGTGACGGCGACGTGGTGCTGCATGCGGTGATAGACGCGGTGCTGGGCGCGATGTGCGCGGGCGATATCGGGACGCTGTTTCCGGATACGGACGCGAAGTACAAGGGCATCGACAGTAAGGCTCTGGTGCTGCTGGTTCGTGATCTGATGGAGGAGATGCGATGGGAGGTTGTGAACGTTGACGTAATCATTCATGCGGAGGAGCCGAAGCTTGGGGCCTATAAGGGTCAGATCAAGCGATGCGTGGCGAGTCTGCTGAGTGCTGATTTTAATAACGTGAATATCAAGGCGAAGACGAACGAGGGCCTCGGGCCGGTCGGTGAAGGGCTGGCGATAGAGTCGACGGTCAGCGTGCTGCTGCGGCGAAGACTGAAGCGGACGCTTGCGGATTCGTGA
- the ruvA gene encoding Holliday junction branch migration protein RuvA, giving the protein MIAQIEGKLTSLTPESGLLKVGPISYEIMLPGYAVSQLAGQINSDVSFYTMQYLEGSPGGGNLLPRLVGFLSEAEREFFHQYTSVKGMGIRKGLKSLTLPVATIAGAIESGDEKLLKTLPQVGKRLAQLMIAQLQGKLEGYAVGETTAAGGGGGASFANYQVEALEILVAWGEKRAEAMELIELASNKHPDVKSAEELVPLVYKIKQGTEV; this is encoded by the coding sequence ATGATCGCACAGATCGAAGGGAAGTTGACGAGTCTGACGCCTGAGAGCGGATTGCTGAAGGTGGGGCCGATCAGTTACGAGATAATGCTGCCGGGTTATGCGGTGAGTCAGTTGGCCGGGCAGATCAATTCGGATGTTTCGTTTTATACGATGCAGTATCTGGAGGGGTCGCCGGGCGGCGGGAATTTGCTGCCGAGGCTGGTGGGATTTCTGTCGGAGGCCGAACGCGAATTCTTTCATCAGTACACGAGCGTGAAGGGCATGGGGATACGCAAGGGGCTCAAGTCGCTGACACTGCCGGTGGCGACGATTGCCGGGGCGATAGAAAGCGGGGATGAGAAGCTGCTGAAGACTTTGCCGCAGGTGGGTAAGAGGTTGGCGCAGTTGATGATCGCGCAGTTGCAGGGCAAGCTGGAGGGGTATGCGGTGGGCGAGACGACGGCAGCGGGCGGCGGAGGCGGAGCGAGCTTTGCGAATTACCAGGTGGAGGCGCTGGAGATACTGGTCGCGTGGGGTGAGAAGCGTGCGGAGGCGATGGAGCTGATCGAGCTGGCGAGCAACAAGCATCCGGATGTGAAGAGCGCCGAAGAGCTGGTGCCGCTGGTGTACAAGATCAAGCAGGGAACGGAAGTCTGA
- a CDS encoding endonuclease/exonuclease/phosphatase family protein, which produces MAGLTKRVFLVAGILAVGLLGGCAVPGNGDSKSVRVMTYNIHHGEGADGVLDMDRIAEVIEASGADVVGLQEVDNNFGARSEFVDQAKYLAEKLGMYYAYGPAIRYGGKDGERLYGNALLSRYPIAGTENHLLAKFEGHEQRACLKARVELAGDTYAVLVTHLDHKSAELRDEQAKGLIEIVGEQPERTILMGDFNCPPPGTEAGDKQSVNAVARIIKTLDPACSIGGGPAEATVGSGVKIDYIFVSDDIASNVVDCGPVRNDVTAKASDHLPVVAELKL; this is translated from the coding sequence ATGGCGGGACTGACGAAACGGGTATTTCTGGTTGCCGGCATATTGGCCGTTGGGTTGCTGGGTGGCTGCGCGGTGCCGGGCAATGGCGATTCGAAAAGCGTTCGCGTGATGACGTATAATATTCATCACGGCGAGGGGGCGGACGGTGTGCTGGATATGGATCGGATCGCGGAGGTGATCGAGGCAAGCGGCGCGGATGTAGTCGGACTGCAGGAGGTGGACAATAATTTCGGCGCGCGGTCGGAGTTTGTCGATCAGGCGAAGTACCTGGCGGAGAAGCTGGGGATGTATTATGCGTACGGGCCGGCGATACGATATGGCGGTAAGGATGGCGAACGGCTTTACGGCAATGCGTTGCTGAGCCGGTATCCGATCGCGGGGACGGAGAATCATCTGCTGGCGAAGTTCGAGGGTCATGAGCAGCGTGCGTGCCTGAAAGCTCGGGTTGAGCTGGCGGGCGATACGTATGCGGTGCTGGTGACGCATCTGGATCATAAGTCGGCCGAGCTGCGGGACGAGCAGGCGAAGGGGCTGATAGAGATCGTTGGTGAACAGCCGGAGCGTACGATCCTGATGGGGGATTTTAATTGTCCGCCGCCCGGGACCGAGGCTGGGGACAAGCAGTCGGTGAATGCTGTTGCTCGGATAATAAAGACGCTTGATCCGGCATGCAGTATTGGTGGTGGACCGGCCGAAGCGACGGTCGGCTCGGGCGTGAAGATCGATTATATTTTCGTTTCGGATGATATTGCAAGTAACGTGGTCGACTGCGGGCCGGTGCGGAACGATGTGACGGCGAAGGCGAGCGATCATCTGCCGGTGGTTGCTGAGCTGAAGCTTTAG